One window of Dehalococcoidia bacterium genomic DNA carries:
- a CDS encoding CoA ester lyase — translation MTVLRSALFVPAIRPEMIEKARGLAEADALVLDLEDSVPESGKEQARAAAREALPSLVTPGRQLWVRVNNTYSLRTRDDVRAVVCEQLDGIMLPKADKPEQVLYLEALLRDAEAAAGLEAGKLRLLLVIESARGLVKCYETARASKRTLAIQLGAEDYVTDLGIERTLAGAELAYPRSLIAVAARAAGVLALDTVYPAIRDEAGLVREAEAARALGCKGKFAIHPAQIEPINRVFTPAAEKVEEARRVVAAYEEAEQQGHGAVQLDGRMVDAPVVARARALIALAEAVAAKGRGVESEPPVEQPARGA, via the coding sequence ATGACGGTCCTCCGCTCCGCCCTGTTCGTGCCGGCGATCCGGCCGGAGATGATCGAGAAGGCCCGCGGCCTGGCCGAGGCCGACGCGCTGGTGCTGGACCTCGAAGACTCGGTGCCGGAGAGCGGCAAGGAGCAGGCCCGCGCCGCGGCGCGCGAGGCGCTGCCGTCGCTCGTGACGCCGGGGCGGCAGCTCTGGGTGCGCGTCAACAACACCTACTCGCTGCGCACGCGCGACGACGTGCGCGCCGTCGTCTGCGAGCAGCTCGACGGCATCATGCTGCCCAAGGCCGACAAGCCGGAGCAGGTGCTCTACCTCGAAGCGCTGCTGCGCGACGCCGAGGCCGCGGCCGGGCTCGAAGCCGGCAAGCTGCGGCTGCTGCTCGTGATCGAGAGCGCCAGGGGGCTGGTCAAGTGCTACGAGACGGCGCGGGCCTCGAAGCGCACGCTGGCGATCCAGCTCGGCGCCGAGGACTACGTCACCGACCTCGGCATCGAGCGCACGCTGGCGGGCGCCGAGCTGGCCTACCCGCGCAGCCTGATCGCCGTGGCCGCGCGGGCGGCGGGCGTGCTGGCGCTGGATACGGTCTATCCCGCCATCCGCGACGAAGCCGGGCTGGTGCGCGAGGCCGAGGCGGCGCGGGCGCTGGGCTGCAAGGGCAAGTTCGCCATCCACCCCGCGCAGATCGAGCCGATCAACCGCGTGTTCACGCCCGCGGCGGAGAAGGTCGAGGAGGCGCGGCGCGTCGTCGCCGCCTATGAGGAGGCGGAGCAACAGGGCCACGGCGCCGTGCAACTCGACGGCCGCATGGTGGATGCGCCCGTCGTCGCCCGCGCCCGCGCGCTGATCGCACTGGCCGAGGCGGTCGCGGCCAAGGGGCGCGGGGTCGAGAGTGAACCCCCCGTCGAGCAGCCGGCGCGGGGCGCCTAA
- the dapA gene encoding 4-hydroxy-tetrahydrodipicolinate synthase has product MVEIGRLLTAMATPFDRGGEIDFNQAGRLARALLDSGSDGLVVAGTTGEAPTLTTKEKWQLFATVKKATGGRGAVVAGTGNYNTAESIELSREAERIGVDALLLTVPYYNKPSQEGLFRHFEAIARNTTLPCILYNVPSRTVTDMSAETTIRLSHIPNIIGIKEASGNLAQISSIIQGARGDFRVWSGNDEDTLPVLAIGGYGVVSVLSHLVGAQIQQMIQAFVNGSNEKAAEIHRRLLPLVKAMFLIGNPAPLKYALNQSGFNVGEPRLPLVPPDEPVAAKIREALAAQRLDLPVTV; this is encoded by the coding sequence ATGGTCGAGATTGGCCGGCTGCTTACTGCCATGGCGACCCCGTTTGACCGTGGCGGCGAGATCGATTTCAACCAGGCCGGGCGGCTCGCCCGCGCCCTGCTCGACTCCGGCTCCGACGGCCTCGTGGTGGCCGGCACCACCGGCGAGGCGCCGACGCTGACCACCAAGGAGAAGTGGCAGCTTTTCGCCACGGTGAAGAAGGCCACCGGCGGCCGCGGCGCCGTCGTCGCCGGCACGGGCAACTACAACACGGCCGAAAGCATCGAGCTCTCGCGCGAGGCCGAGCGCATCGGCGTCGACGCGCTGCTGCTCACCGTGCCCTACTACAACAAGCCTTCCCAGGAGGGGCTGTTCCGCCACTTCGAGGCGATCGCCCGCAACACCACGCTGCCCTGCATCCTCTACAACGTGCCCAGCCGCACCGTCACGGACATGAGCGCCGAGACGACGATCCGCCTCTCGCACATTCCCAACATCATCGGTATCAAGGAAGCGAGCGGCAATCTGGCGCAGATCAGCAGCATCATCCAGGGCGCCCGCGGCGACTTCCGCGTCTGGAGCGGCAACGACGAAGATACGCTGCCGGTCCTGGCGATCGGCGGTTACGGCGTGGTCAGCGTGCTCTCGCACCTGGTCGGCGCGCAGATCCAGCAGATGATCCAGGCGTTCGTCAACGGCAGCAACGAGAAGGCCGCCGAGATCCACCGCCGCCTGCTGCCGCTGGTCAAGGCGATGTTCCTGATCGGCAACCCGGCGCCGCTCAAGTATGCGCTCAACCAGTCCGGCTTCAACGTGGGTGAGCCACGCCTGCCGCTGGTGCCGCCCGACGAGCCGGTGGCCGCCAAGATCCGCGAGGCGCTTGCAGCGCAGCGCCTCGACCTGCCGGTGACCGTCTAG
- the tsaA gene encoding tRNA (N6-threonylcarbamoyladenosine(37)-N6)-methyltransferase TrmO translates to MPRLFRRREPAGNAAANPPAKDASASATAAAPAPALQLRPIGVVRNGVTRPRPDGWQAVESRLVIMTEHAAGLCGIEGFSHLIVLTWLHLALDAREAVAIQPGGAARLPPTGVFALRVAGRPNPIGVSVVPLLRVEGTELLVRGLDVVDGTPLLDLKPYLPPYDSVPGALLPGWASG, encoded by the coding sequence ATGCCCCGCCTCTTCCGCCGCCGCGAGCCAGCCGGCAACGCCGCTGCCAACCCGCCCGCCAAGGATGCGTCGGCCTCTGCAACCGCGGCGGCGCCGGCCCCCGCGCTGCAGCTGCGGCCGATCGGCGTGGTGCGCAACGGCGTGACGCGGCCGCGGCCGGACGGCTGGCAGGCGGTCGAATCGCGACTCGTGATCATGACGGAGCACGCGGCCGGTCTGTGCGGCATCGAGGGCTTCTCGCACCTGATCGTGCTGACCTGGCTGCACCTCGCTCTCGACGCCCGCGAGGCCGTGGCGATTCAGCCGGGCGGCGCGGCGCGGCTGCCGCCCACCGGCGTCTTCGCGCTGCGCGTGGCCGGGCGGCCGAATCCGATCGGCGTCTCCGTCGTGCCGTTGCTGCGTGTCGAGGGCACTGAGCTGCTGGTGCGCGGGTTGGACGTGGTGGACGGCACGCCGTTGCTGGACCTGAAGCCGTATCTGCCGCCCTACGACAGTGTGCCGGGGGCGCTGCTGCCCGGCTGGGCCTCGGGCTGA
- a CDS encoding MBL fold metallo-hydrolase, whose translation MSATLDWLGVATFRLQVDGLTIFLDAYMDRVPAAPPVGLTTAEVDRADFILVGHSHFDHLWGAERIARNTGATIIGSHETARLMTEEEVPEQQLIAVAGGERVRLSDNVSVRVFPSQHSCIWASMSGGPDEVCLGDRGLTLQERQSNLQARQGRRGGDERPGMAEVRAHLGANRQRPRGEGGAFAYLIETPEGSILWKDTSGHWTGILRDLRPDVALLAAAGRGNIDGEPVQGSLAEFMAREADLLRPRRIVLSHHDDWLPPTTSPPNVAPIRKELERQTPGVELVEMGYSEGYPILRGVR comes from the coding sequence ATGTCCGCGACCCTGGACTGGCTCGGCGTAGCGACCTTCCGCCTGCAGGTGGACGGCCTCACCATTTTCCTCGACGCCTACATGGACCGCGTGCCGGCCGCGCCGCCCGTGGGCCTGACCACGGCCGAGGTCGACCGCGCCGATTTCATCCTCGTCGGCCACTCGCACTTCGACCACCTCTGGGGCGCCGAGCGCATCGCCCGCAACACGGGCGCCACGATCATCGGCTCGCACGAGACGGCGCGGCTGATGACCGAGGAAGAGGTGCCGGAGCAGCAGTTGATCGCCGTGGCCGGCGGTGAGCGTGTGCGCCTCTCGGACAACGTTTCCGTGCGGGTCTTCCCCAGCCAGCACTCCTGCATCTGGGCGAGCATGAGCGGCGGGCCGGACGAGGTCTGCCTGGGCGACCGCGGCCTGACCCTGCAGGAGCGGCAGAGCAACCTGCAGGCGCGGCAGGGGCGGCGCGGCGGCGACGAGCGGCCGGGCATGGCCGAGGTGCGGGCGCATCTCGGCGCCAACCGCCAGCGGCCCCGCGGCGAGGGCGGCGCCTTCGCCTACCTGATCGAGACGCCCGAAGGCAGCATCCTCTGGAAGGATACCTCCGGCCACTGGACCGGCATTCTGCGCGACCTGCGCCCCGACGTGGCGCTGCTGGCCGCCGCCGGCCGCGGCAACATCGACGGTGAGCCGGTGCAGGGCAGCCTGGCCGAGTTCATGGCGCGCGAGGCCGACCTGCTGCGGCCGCGGCGCATCGTCCTCTCCCACCACGACGACTGGCTGCCGCCGACCACCAGTCCGCCCAACGTCGCGCCGATCCGCAAGGAGCTCGAGCGCCAGACGCCCGGTGTCGAGCTGGTGGAGATGGGCTACTCGGAGGGCTACCCCATCCTGCGCGGCGTGCGCTAG
- a CDS encoding LLM class flavin-dependent oxidoreductase has protein sequence MLTKSGLRLGISLPGVFPGDRVDTDLVRAFAARAESLGYEDLWLTESIVGGQGTLEPVTLLAYAAACTRRIRLGVSVIILNYRQPVQLAKAVATLDQLSGGRVTVGVGLGNSTAAYPAFGIGAERPVARFTESLTIMKALWTEQQVRLKGEFWQLEDVSVSPKPVQQPHPPVWMGGHAPAALRRAVRLADGWMGAGGARNADFFTQIAQIRAYMKELGRDEGSFPLSKRVYIAVDHDEDHARERLNAGMTRQYGRAPAGEGAGVAGTPGQCIEILRSLRDAGLQHLLLHPFADSLQQLELLTTEVAPEL, from the coding sequence ATGCTGACGAAGAGCGGCCTGCGGCTGGGCATCAGCCTGCCCGGTGTCTTTCCAGGCGACCGCGTCGATACCGATCTGGTTCGGGCTTTCGCCGCGCGGGCCGAAAGCCTCGGCTATGAGGACCTCTGGCTCACGGAAAGCATCGTGGGCGGCCAGGGCACGCTGGAGCCGGTCACGCTGCTGGCGTACGCGGCGGCCTGCACGCGGCGCATCCGGCTCGGCGTCTCGGTGATTATCTTGAACTACCGGCAGCCGGTGCAGCTCGCCAAGGCGGTTGCGACGCTCGACCAGCTCAGCGGCGGGCGCGTGACCGTGGGCGTCGGCCTGGGAAACAGCACGGCGGCGTACCCCGCCTTCGGCATCGGCGCCGAGCGTCCGGTGGCGCGCTTCACCGAGAGTCTCACGATCATGAAGGCGCTCTGGACCGAGCAGCAGGTTCGCCTGAAGGGTGAGTTCTGGCAGTTAGAAGACGTCTCCGTGTCGCCGAAGCCCGTGCAGCAGCCCCACCCGCCGGTCTGGATGGGCGGCCACGCGCCGGCCGCCCTGCGCCGCGCTGTGCGGCTCGCCGACGGTTGGATGGGTGCGGGCGGCGCCCGCAATGCCGACTTCTTCACCCAGATCGCGCAGATCCGTGCGTACATGAAGGAACTCGGCCGCGACGAGGGGAGCTTCCCGCTGTCCAAGCGCGTCTACATCGCCGTCGATCACGACGAGGACCATGCCCGCGAACGTCTCAATGCCGGCATGACGCGCCAGTACGGCAGGGCGCCGGCCGGGGAAGGCGCGGGCGTCGCCGGCACGCCAGGGCAGTGCATCGAGATCCTGCGCTCCCTGCGTGACGCCGGCCTGCAGCACCTGCTGCTGCATCCCTTCGCCGACTCGCTGCAACAGCTCGAGTTGCTCACGACCGAGGTCGCGCCTGAGCTCTAG